The genomic window aagtgttagtctcagtcaccattcaactgaattgtttaggaaaaaaagaagcaatgaaagtaaatggtggctgaggctaacattctgcctaacatctcctggaggaaagaaagtcatgcagggttataacaacacaagggtgagtgactgatgacagatttttaatttttggggtgaacgatGCCCTTAACTGGGGAGTTCCTCTGACAGAATGAATGAACCGATTCCAGGAGTTCTCTCTATTTATCTCAGATCTCCGTAGAAGACCATTTCGCAAGTAGATCGCTTGTTTCTTCAATGTTTCctgaattacatttttgtgggttttttattgtcattatagagtgaaaaagtactccttgctgcagacggtagctactgttgttgtttggaaaaTACCTGGTGACGAAACATAATAATGCCCTAAAAAATCTTTATAGGAAATACCAAAGTGTTGCAATTTAAGATTATTCCCATGTTGGTATTTTCGGTGGCTGGCAACATATCACGTTCACCACTTGTTACATTAGTTTAAGTAAATGCTTGTAAGATTTGTTTAGAGTAAAATAACCTCTCTGCAGATAAAGGTATGTTCATAAAGGTATGTTCATTTTATCTATATACTTGACTATTTTTGGAGTATGCTGTATTTATACTGTGCGCACTATGCAATTTGTCTTTATGCGTGGAATACCAGGATGACTGcatttgtcaaaatgtgcagtatacaaccagaGCACACTGCATGAGATACTTGATTCATGCATTCTCAGATGCTATTCcacttactacaattgtacaccgtagccttcctgtcagctcgaaccagtctggccattctccactgacctctctcatcaacaaggcgtttccgtccgcagaactgccgctcactggatgttttttatttttgccaccattttgagtaaactctaaagactgttgtgcgtgaaaatcccaggagatcagcagttacataaatactcaaaccagcccatctggcaccaacaatcatgccacggttcagATAACTGAGATTAAttctttttcccattctgatggatgatgtgaacattaactgatgctcctgatccgtatctgcatgattttatccactgcactgctgccacatgtggctgattagataatcgcatgaataaggtgTTAtgcaagtgttcctaataaagtgctcagtgagtgtatatagagTCTTTGTGGCATTTTATGAATTCAATGGTTCATACATTTTTtggtatacatttttttccacacAAGTTTGGGTAAACTTCCTTTAAAAGTGTAGAACTCATCTCACCTATGAAGATTAGTAAGACCCCCACGATGATCTGCAGGGTGAGTGAGATGCTGATGAGAGTGATGAGAGGAACGTAGAAGGAGAAACCGGGACCCAGCTCTAGGATGGTCTTCAGCTGGGACGCGTTGGCCATCAGTAGTGCTATATCCAGCATACTCTCTGCTGCACTCTTCTTATTGGCATAATGGTTCATGTTAATCGGGGTGTTCCTTGACCAGCGGCTCGGCCGAGGATGCTGAACACAAGCAACAAACCCACACGTGCAGAGTCAAATTACTTACTACATCCATGGGAACAAGACAAGGTAGTACCATCACCTTAATAAGCACATGAGCAACATGCAATGTTTACAGTATTACAAAGACAGGGAATGAGAGGTAAAAtacagtgctatttattagtaAATCAGTTTAATTTGATGTTTAAAGTGATTTTCCAAAGTAGGACATGTTCAGAAACATGTATAAGTAGGAGTATAGTATATATGAAGTTATAAGATGTATGAGGAGGAGGCAGGCTAATTGTAGAAAAATG from Myxocyprinus asiaticus isolate MX2 ecotype Aquarium Trade chromosome 35, UBuf_Myxa_2, whole genome shotgun sequence includes these protein-coding regions:
- the LOC127426110 gene encoding ninjurin-1-like, with product MASEAMELNGNATRGDAGEHPRPSRWSRNTPINMNHYANKKSAAESMLDIALLMANASQLKTILELGPGFSFYVPLITLISISLTLQIIVGVLLIFIVKWNLNDASKHYILNLLENIVTALVFIIVVVNVFITAFGVQKPEEKKA